One Dietzia sp. JS16-p6b genomic window carries:
- a CDS encoding DUF3159 domain-containing protein — translation MGGVRGLVYSSIPILTFVPVNGFWGLTVAIWAALGVAVAMLAWSLVRRENPQPAISGFIGVAIGVLIAWRTGDAKGYFLYGIITQAVYGGAFALSALVRWPLVGVIWGLIDGRGMAWRRNPHARRWYAIATWIWAGLFAIRAVLQYALYLNDEVNWLGAARIAMGWPLALVAFAATIWAVRRAMAHENEPAAARDASDE, via the coding sequence ATGGGCGGTGTCCGCGGGCTCGTCTACTCCTCGATCCCGATCCTGACCTTCGTCCCGGTCAACGGGTTCTGGGGGCTGACGGTGGCGATCTGGGCCGCGCTCGGTGTGGCGGTCGCCATGCTGGCATGGTCCCTGGTCAGACGGGAGAACCCCCAGCCGGCGATCTCCGGGTTCATCGGTGTCGCGATCGGTGTGCTGATCGCCTGGCGGACAGGCGACGCGAAGGGGTACTTCCTCTACGGCATCATCACGCAGGCGGTGTACGGCGGGGCGTTCGCGCTGTCCGCGCTCGTGCGCTGGCCACTCGTCGGCGTGATCTGGGGGTTGATCGACGGTAGGGGGATGGCGTGGCGTCGGAACCCGCATGCGCGACGGTGGTACGCCATCGCCACCTGGATCTGGGCCGGGCTCTTCGCGATCCGTGCCGTCCTGCAGTACGCGCTCTACCTGAACGACGAGGTCAACTGGCTCGGGGCCGCGCGGATAGCCATGGGGTGGCCGCTGGCCCTGGTGGCGTTCGCCGCGACGATCTGGGCTGTCCGACGGGCGATGGCCCATGAGAACGAGCCCGCTGCGGCCCGGGACGCCTCCGACGAGTGA
- a CDS encoding carboxymuconolactone decarboxylase family protein yields the protein MSIENLKSGLPEFAKDLKLNLGSLARSTELTPQQLWGTFLATAAATRSETVLSEIADEAREHLTEEAFNAALGAASIMAMNNVVYRAKEFLGDDYTQVRMGLRMNIIANPGVEKADFELWSMAVSTINGCENCTAAHDDVIRKEGITKEQAWEAVKIAGTVAGVAQAVEIHANV from the coding sequence GTGAGCATCGAGAACCTGAAGTCCGGACTCCCCGAGTTCGCGAAGGATCTCAAGCTCAACCTCGGCTCACTGGCGCGTTCCACCGAGCTGACGCCCCAGCAGCTGTGGGGCACCTTCCTGGCCACCGCCGCGGCGACCCGGTCGGAGACCGTGTTGTCCGAGATCGCCGATGAGGCGCGCGAGCACCTGACCGAGGAGGCGTTCAACGCCGCCCTGGGCGCCGCGTCCATCATGGCCATGAACAACGTGGTCTACCGCGCCAAGGAGTTCCTGGGCGACGACTACACCCAGGTCCGGATGGGCCTGCGGATGAACATCATCGCCAACCCTGGCGTGGAGAAGGCAGACTTCGAGCTCTGGTCCATGGCCGTCTCGACCATCAACGGCTGCGAGAACTGCACCGCCGCGCACGATGACGTCATCCGCAAGGAGGGCATCACCAAGGAGCAGGCCTGGGAGGCCGTCAAGATCGCCGGCACCGTGGCCGGGGTCGCTCAGGCTGTGGAGATCCACGCCAACGTCTGA
- a CDS encoding peroxiredoxin, whose amino-acid sequence MAILTIGDQFPDFTLTALKGGDLQQVNAQQPEDYFETITNQSYAGKWRVIFFYPKDFTFVCPTEIAAFGKLDEDFQDRDTQILGGSIDNEFAHFNWRATNDELKGVPFPLLSDIKHELIRELGVENADGVADRATFIVDPDNVIQFVSVTPDAVGRNVDEVLRVLDALQSSEVCACNWQKNDPTKNINKMDMLQEGIK is encoded by the coding sequence ATGGCTATTCTCACCATCGGTGACCAGTTCCCCGACTTCACTCTCACCGCGCTCAAGGGCGGGGACCTCCAGCAGGTCAACGCCCAGCAGCCCGAGGACTACTTCGAGACGATCACCAACCAGTCCTACGCCGGCAAGTGGCGCGTGATCTTCTTCTACCCGAAGGACTTCACCTTCGTGTGCCCCACGGAGATCGCCGCGTTCGGCAAGCTCGACGAGGACTTCCAGGACCGCGACACGCAGATCCTCGGCGGTTCCATCGACAACGAATTCGCGCACTTCAACTGGCGCGCGACCAACGACGAGCTCAAGGGTGTGCCGTTCCCGCTCCTGTCCGACATCAAGCACGAGCTGATCCGTGAGCTCGGTGTGGAGAACGCGGACGGGGTCGCCGACCGGGCCACCTTCATCGTCGACCCGGACAACGTCATCCAGTTCGTCTCCGTGACGCCGGACGCCGTGGGCCGCAACGTGGACGAGGTGCTCCGGGTGCTCGACGCGCTCCAGTCGTCCGAGGTCTGCGCCTGCAACTGGCAGAAGAACGACCCGACGAAGAACATCAACAAGATGGACATGCTGCAGGAGGGGATCAAGTGA
- a CDS encoding hydrogen peroxide-inducible genes activator: MANQRFVPSVTQLRVFLAVAERLHFRSAAEELGMSQPSLSQALATLEEGLRVHLVERSTRTVLVTPVGHQLLPFARAAVGAMDAVADIAAGSGGPMSGDVRIGVIPTAAPYLLPGLLPALTDRFPDLRPRIVEDQTARLLEQLRSGALDVAIMALPTDAAGAAGMPLYTEPFALLVPAGHPLDGREDLSLEALVDLPLLMLDEGHCLRDQTVDLCRRVSAPILGRGGSRAASLTTAVRCVAGGLGVMIVPESAVVSESRDPGLGVARFREPAPGRTMGLVLRTATADDDAYTELGSVITGVAQRLFGAVPA; the protein is encoded by the coding sequence ATGGCCAATCAGCGGTTCGTTCCGAGCGTGACACAGCTCAGGGTGTTCCTCGCCGTCGCGGAACGCCTTCACTTCCGAAGTGCAGCTGAGGAGTTGGGAATGAGTCAACCCTCCCTCTCCCAGGCCCTCGCGACACTGGAGGAGGGGTTGCGCGTCCATCTGGTCGAACGCAGCACCAGGACCGTGCTCGTCACACCGGTCGGGCACCAACTCCTCCCGTTCGCGCGGGCGGCGGTGGGTGCGATGGACGCCGTGGCCGACATCGCCGCGGGCAGCGGCGGCCCGATGTCGGGGGACGTCCGGATCGGTGTGATCCCCACGGCCGCCCCGTACCTGCTGCCGGGGCTTCTTCCCGCTCTTACCGACCGCTTCCCGGATCTGCGGCCGCGGATCGTCGAGGACCAGACCGCGCGACTGCTCGAGCAGCTGCGATCGGGTGCGCTCGACGTGGCGATCATGGCCCTGCCGACAGACGCGGCGGGCGCGGCGGGCATGCCGCTGTACACCGAGCCGTTCGCGCTCCTCGTCCCGGCCGGCCACCCGCTCGACGGGCGGGAGGACCTCTCATTGGAGGCGCTCGTGGATCTGCCCCTCCTCATGCTCGACGAGGGGCACTGCCTGCGCGACCAGACGGTGGACCTGTGTCGGCGGGTCTCGGCTCCGATCCTGGGCCGCGGCGGGTCGCGCGCGGCGTCCCTGACCACCGCGGTGAGATGCGTCGCGGGGGGACTCGGGGTGATGATCGTTCCGGAGTCCGCAGTGGTGTCCGAGAGCCGCGACCCAGGACTCGGAGTGGCCAGGTTCCGCGAGCCCGCCCCCGGCCGGACGATGGGCCTGGTGCTCCGAACGGCAACCGCCGACGACGACGCCTACACCGAACTCGGCAGCGTGATCACCGGGGTCGCCCAGCGGCTGTTCGGTGCGGTTCCCGCCTGA